In Primulina huaijiensis isolate GDHJ02 chromosome 16, ASM1229523v2, whole genome shotgun sequence, a single genomic region encodes these proteins:
- the LOC140960993 gene encoding uncharacterized protein yields MARLLEQHVGNGARVRPDAAYELFRRMHLENFHGTTHPFIAEGWIRSLEMIFRYMEMEDADRVRCTIYLLKGDDSLWWEGAERGVNMATLTWDEFKRVFYDKYFTSDVRSMLKRNFMSLRLGDWSVADFVQKFDMGCHFVPLIANDVAEKLRHFLDGLKPTIRCDVMLNDPTGYTTAVA; encoded by the coding sequence ATGGCCCGTTTATTAGAGCAACACGTAGGgaatggagcaagggttagaCCAGATGCCGCTTATGAGCTTTTTAGGAGGATGCACCTCGAGAATTTTCATGGCACTACCCATCCATTCattgctgagggatggattagatCTTTAGAGATGATATTCCGTTACATGGAGATGGAGGACGCTGACCGAGTTCGCTGTACTATCTATCTACTGAAGGGCGACGattccttatggtgggagggagcggagCGAGGAGTGAATATGGCGACTTTGACTTGGGACGAGTTCAAGAGAGtgttctatgacaagtatttcaCATCTGATGTTCGTTCTATGCTTAAGAGAAATTTTATGAGTCTCCGTCTGGGGGATTGGTCTGTTGCTGActttgtgcagaagtttgatatgggttgtcactttgtgccacTGATTGCCAATGATGTTGCTGAGAAACTACGACACTTTCTAGATGGTTTGAAGCCGACTATCCGATGTGATGTGATGCTCAACGATCCTACTGGTTATACTACTGCAGTTGCCTAA